The region CGAGGCTTATGCCCTCTCCCTCCGCCGGGAGGACGGCTCCCCGGTCGTATGGACCATTGCGCCCACGGGCGTGCGGGCCGCTTTCAGCAACAGCCAGTTTTACGGCATGATCAGGAGCGGCTTTATGCGTCATAATCCCCAAACCCTCTTTCCCCACTGGCCCCAGGACGACTGGCAGTTGATCAGGGATCAGGAGATCCGCGCCGGCTGGGACAAAGATAAAGTGCTTATGAGCTGGGGCGAGCCGAAAATGCCGCCCGTGTTGGTGCCGGACGGCTCGGAGGAAGACATGTATGAATGGCGGTACGGCAATTACTATTTGTACTTCAAGAATAACGTGCTGCTGAAAATCAAGATCCCCGACCCGGCCTACGTCCCCGCAAAGGCCGACGACAAGAGCGCCTCCGGCGGCAAGCCGGCAGCCCGCCAAGGCAACAAGCAAGATAAAAAGGACGGGCCGAAGATGATCGAAATACCCGCAGCCAAAAAGAATGACAACCGTGAATCCCCCCAAAACAAAAGGAGCGGCTAAGCCGCTCCTTTTTCATTCCTTATCATGCAGGCGCCGTTCGATGGCAAGCCCCGTCGGCGTTCGCGCCAGCCCTCCCTGGGAAGTCTCCCGGAGGCTGACCGGCATAGCCACCCCAACCCGCCGCATCGTGTCGACGACCTCATCGACCGGGATGGCGCTTTCCACGCCCGCCAGCGCCATATCGGCGGCCACCAGGGCCTGGACGGCATAAAAGGCGTTGCGCCGTACGCACGGCACCTCCACCAATCCCGCCACCGGGTCGCAGACCAGCCCCAGGGCATTCTTAAGCGCCAGAGCCACCGCCATCCCGATCTGCCGCGGCGAGCCGCCGTCCATCTGAACGATCGCCGCCGCCGCCATCGCGCCCCCGGCGCCGCACTCGGCCTGACAGCCGGCCTCGGCGCCCGAGATCGAGGCGTTCTCGGCGATGATCAGCCCGGCGCCGGCCGCTGTAAGCAGGCCGTCGACGATCGCGTCCTCGCTATAGCCCCGCGTCTCGGCCGCCGCCGCCACCGCCCCCGGCATGATGCCGCAAGAGCCGGCGGTGGGAAATGCTACTATCCTGCCCATGCAGGCGTTCACTTCGCTGACGGCGAGCGCGTAGGCGATCGCCCGGCCGGCGATCTCCCCGGTCAGGGCTTTGCCGCTTTCGAGCCGGGCGTGGCAAAGGCGGGCGTCGCCGCCGACCAGGCCGCTTGGCGACTTTTCGCCGCTCGCCAGCCCGGCGGCGATAGCCTCACGCATCACCCGCCAGTTGCGGGCCATATCCGCGCGGATGGCAGCCGCCGGACGTTGGGCGTGCCTGCTCTCCTGCTCCGTGATCACGGCCGCCAGCGTCGTGCCGGCTGTCTCCGCCCGCCGGATCCATTCGCCGAAACTGCGGATGCTGCTCATACGCCTTCCCCCAAAGCCGGCACAGCCAATACCGCCTTCATGGCCGCCACAGCCCTGATCGGCGGCAGCGCTTGATGGGGAATGGCCTCGTCGGCCTCGATGACCATCAGCGCCTCCTCGCCCCGTTCCTGGCGGGAAACCTGCATAAAAGCGATATTGACGCCCTCCTCGGCCAACCTTTTCGTGACCACCGCAATCACTCCCGGCTTATCTTCGTGGATGGTGATAAGAGTATGATACTGGCCGGTCACCCGCACGGGGTACCCGTCGATGCTGGTGATGAGAATATTGCCTCCGCCGACCGACGCGCCCACCACCCGGCGCGTCTGACCCGACACCCCGGTAAGCTCGATCAGGGCGGTATTGGGGTGCACGTCAGGCAGTTCCACAGTGGAAAAACCATACTTCAGGCCATGGTCGGCCGCAAGACCGAGGGCCGACTTGATCCGTTCGTCATCAGGGGCGAAGCCCAGCAAGCCGCCGATAAGCGCCTTGTCGGTGCCGTGGCCGCGGCAGGTCTGGGCGAAAGAACCGTGAAGCTTGATCTGCGCCGCCGCCGGCCGCTCGCCCAGGATAACCCTTGCCATGGCGCCCAACCTGACCGCGCCGGCGGTATGGGAGCTTGACGGACCGACCATGATCGGCCCGGCGATGTCGAACAACCCTCGCATATCAGCCGCCACCCCTCTTCGTCAAGGGCGTTCTCGCCAAATGAATAGCTCGCCCTTCAAGCGCGTGCACACTCTCCATGACCGTCTCCGCCAGCGTCGGATGGGGGTGAATGACCTTGCCGATATCCTCGGCCGTCAGGCCATGGCGAATGGCAATCGCCCCTTCCATCACCAGGTCGCTGGCGTGCGGCCCGAGGATGTGCATGCCGAGCAGCTTGCCGTCGTCGGCGTCGGCCACCACCTTGACCAGCCCATCGGCCTCGCCCATCGACACCGCCTTGCCGTTGGCGGCGAAATTAAAGCGGCCGGTCTTTACCCGGCGGCCGGCGGCGAGCGCCTCCTGCTCGGTCAGACCGACGGCGGCGATCTCCGGGGCGGTAAAAATGCAACCGGGAATAGCCCCATAATCCATCTCCACAGCGCCTCCCAGAGCGCTCTCGACCGCCGCCAGTCCCTCGCCCGAAGCCGCGTGAGCCCACATATAACGCCCGGTCACATCCCCGACGGCGTATATGCCGGCGACGTTCGTCTCCATCATGGCGTTGACCTCGATCCCTTTGCGGTCGAACGCCACACCCGCAGCCTCCAGCCCGAGACCGCCGACAATCGGTTGGCGGCCGGCCGCGGCCAGCACCTTCTCGGCGACGAGTTCCAGTTCCTTGCCGTCGGCGGTCGTCACGGCGACCGTAAGCCCATCGGGACCTGGCCGGATGCCGGTCACCTTCGCGCCGGTCAGCATTTTTATCCCCTGCTTGCGCAGCAGCAGCGCCATCCGCTTCACCAGATCGGCGTCGATACTGGGCAGGAGGGTCGGCAGCATCTCCACGACCGTAACCTGGCAGCCGAATGCCCGGAAGATAGCGGCAAACTCCACCCCCACCGCGCCGGAGCCAACCACGACCATACTGCGCGGCACCGCGTCCAGCGCCAGCACCTCGTCGCTCGTCAGCACCCCCGGCAGGTCGGCGCCCGGCACCGGCAGCCTCATCGGCTCCGAGCCGGTGGCGAGAATAATTTTGCAGACGGCGAACTCCTCCCGCCCGGCGTGACTGCTTACCGCCAGCGCGCCTGGGCCGGCCAGCGCCGCCTCGCCGTACCTAACCTCGATGCCGTTTGCAGCCACCAGTTGAACGACGCCAGCCTGCAGCTGCCCCACCACCTGGTCCTTGCGGGCCATGACGGCGGCGAAGTCGAAGCCGATGTTCTCGGCCCGCAGGCCGAAGGCCGCGCAATCCTGGAGGCTTTGCCACCGCTCCGCGCTCCTGAGCAGCGTCTTCGTCGGAATGCAGCCGCGATTGAGGCACACCCCGCCCAGTTTCTCCTTCTCGACCAGCAGCACCCTGGCGCCCAGCTGCGCCGCCCGGATGGCGGCCGTATAACCGCCCGGCCCGCCGCCGACGACCGCGATGTCGTACATAAAATCCCCCTCGGTTAGCGCAATAAATTCCAGCTATCGCAGCCATACTTCTCCGCCGCAAGTGTCGCGGCGACCGCCCGTTCGCCGGCGGTCAGGCCGCCGGGAACGAATTCATCCGCCAGCGCCGCGGCAAAACCCGCCGTCAGAGCATCGGTCAACTCCGTCCAGGCGGGTAAGCGGCCAAGCGCCTCCTCAAGGCCGATTGCCCGGCCGGCCAGCATCGCCGCCGTCGCCGCCCGCGCTTCCGGAGACGGCAGCCGGAGTATGGCCGCGACTTTGGCGGCGTCAAACCTGAGCAGCAGCGACCCGTGCTGCAGGATGACCCCGTTCTTGCGCACCTGGGCGCTGCCAGCCAGCTTGCGCCCCGCGCAGGTAAGCTCATACTGGGCCGGGGCGTCGAAACACGCCGCCGAGGCATGTTTAGACCGCCGTCCCTGTCCGTAGGCGGCGGGGGGGATGCTCAGTCCGGCCTCGACCCCCAGCCGCTTTAGCCCGTCCAGCAGTCCGCCGCTGAACCAGCGATAGGCCCCGGTAATCGTCGGCGGCACGCCCGGAAAATCTTCCCGCACCACCACGCTGTAAGTTAGCTCCGCGTCGTGCAGCACCGCCCGGCCGCCGGTAAGACGGCGCACCACGTCGATGCCGCGCGCGTGGCAGGCGTCTAGATCTATCTCCGCCGCCGCCCGCTGGAAATAACCAAGGCTGACCGCCGCCGGCCGCCAGCCGTAGAACCTGAGCGTGGGCGGCGCCTCGCCCGCCCCGTGGGCGAGCATGATCGCCTCATCCGCCGCCATATTTCCGGCGGCGGATGAGGCGCCGCTGTCAATCACCCGCCACGGCACGCGCCCCGCCCCCGATCACTTCGCATTCGGCGATCGCCTGCGCCGTCTCTGCCGCGGTCAGCGGCCGCGGATAGTTATACATCACCCCGCCGGGGCGCTCGTTATAATACGGACGGTTGCAGTCCGGACAGCCGCTCGTGCGGAACGCCGTCCCGTCGGCCAGCAGCCCGGCCAGCCCGTCAACCGCGAACCCGCCTATCGCGCCGCCCCGGCAGACTATCGCCTCCCGGCCGTATCCCTGCCGCAGCAGGTGATGCGCCACCTGGACCCGCCGGTACCGGCCGACGGGGGGCGCCGCCAGACCGGCCCAGGCCGTTCCCTTCACCGGCGTGAACGCAAACAGCCCCACCGTAATGCCCTTTTCTATGCAGGCCGCCAGAGTGTCGGCCATCTCTTCCTCCGTTTCGCCCAGGCCGACAATGAGATGGGTCGTAACCCTTCCCGGCAGGGCAGCG is a window of Selenomonadales bacterium 4137-cl DNA encoding:
- the sdaAB gene encoding L-serine ammonia-lyase, iron-sulfur-dependent subunit beta, whose product is MRGLFDIAGPIMVGPSSSHTAGAVRLGAMARVILGERPAAAQIKLHGSFAQTCRGHGTDKALIGGLLGFAPDDERIKSALGLAADHGLKYGFSTVELPDVHPNTALIELTGVSGQTRRVVGASVGGGNILITSIDGYPVRVTGQYHTLITIHEDKPGVIAVVTKRLAEEGVNIAFMQVSRQERGEEALMVIEADEAIPHQALPPIRAVAAMKAVLAVPALGEGV
- the sdaAA gene encoding L-serine ammonia-lyase, iron-sulfur-dependent, subunit alpha produces the protein MSSIRSFGEWIRRAETAGTTLAAVITEQESRHAQRPAAAIRADMARNWRVMREAIAAGLASGEKSPSGLVGGDARLCHARLESGKALTGEIAGRAIAYALAVSEVNACMGRIVAFPTAGSCGIMPGAVAAAAETRGYSEDAIVDGLLTAAGAGLIIAENASISGAEAGCQAECGAGGAMAAAAIVQMDGGSPRQIGMAVALALKNALGLVCDPVAGLVEVPCVRRNAFYAVQALVAADMALAGVESAIPVDEVVDTMRRVGVAMPVSLRETSQGGLARTPTGLAIERRLHDKE
- the lpdA gene encoding dihydrolipoyl dehydrogenase, which codes for MYDIAVVGGGPGGYTAAIRAAQLGARVLLVEKEKLGGVCLNRGCIPTKTLLRSAERWQSLQDCAAFGLRAENIGFDFAAVMARKDQVVGQLQAGVVQLVAANGIEVRYGEAALAGPGALAVSSHAGREEFAVCKIILATGSEPMRLPVPGADLPGVLTSDEVLALDAVPRSMVVVGSGAVGVEFAAIFRAFGCQVTVVEMLPTLLPSIDADLVKRMALLLRKQGIKMLTGAKVTGIRPGPDGLTVAVTTADGKELELVAEKVLAAAGRQPIVGGLGLEAAGVAFDRKGIEVNAMMETNVAGIYAVGDVTGRYMWAHAASGEGLAAVESALGGAVEMDYGAIPGCIFTAPEIAAVGLTEQEALAAGRRVKTGRFNFAANGKAVSMGEADGLVKVVADADDGKLLGMHILGPHASDLVMEGAIAIRHGLTAEDIGKVIHPHPTLAETVMESVHALEGRAIHLARTPLTKRGGG
- a CDS encoding lipoate--protein ligase family protein, coding for MPWRVIDSGASSAAGNMAADEAIMLAHGAGEAPPTLRFYGWRPAAVSLGYFQRAAAEIDLDACHARGIDVVRRLTGGRAVLHDAELTYSVVVREDFPGVPPTITGAYRWFSGGLLDGLKRLGVEAGLSIPPAAYGQGRRSKHASAACFDAPAQYELTCAGRKLAGSAQVRKNGVILQHGSLLLRFDAAKVAAILRLPSPEARAATAAMLAGRAIGLEEALGRLPAWTELTDALTAGFAAALADEFVPGGLTAGERAVAATLAAEKYGCDSWNLLR